The Chlamydia poikilotherma DNA segment TAAACGATCTTTAGGACCTATTATATAAAAATTCGCTAAGGGCTGACGTACTTTTAACTTATATTCCTTACGTAGAGAATGCCCTAGACCTACAATCTCTCGGGTGTCGCTCATCCGTTGTTCCAAATCTGGAAATACTTTAGCGAGATCTATATGAGGGAAATCACAAAGATGTACAGACTCTTGAGAATATTCAGCTTTGATCTGTTGGTAAATATCTTCAGATATAAATGGGATAAAAGGAGCGATTACTCTACAGAAAACAGTAAGCACTTCATAAAGTGTAGCAAAAGCTGCTCTTCTATCTGGAGTATCTTCAGATTCCCAAAAACGTCTCCGACAACGACGAATATACCAATTTGTTAAATCATCAATAAAAGTAACGAAAGGATTTACAGCAGTATTTAAATTATAAGAGCTCATACTCTCACGAACTTTACCAACAACAGTATAGAGATTAGAAAGAATCCATCTATCGATCTCGGTATAAGCTATCTCTTCCTTATCGTAATTATTAACATCAAAACCATACAGATCTGTATAAGTTTTGAAAAAAGATAACACATTTGTTAAAGGCAGGAGAATTTGTTTAAGAATAGATTCAACACCCTTATCAGAAAACCGCAAATCCTCAGCTTTAACAACAACACTGTCTAACAAATACAATCTTAGAGCATCAGCTCCGTAGGTATTCATAATCCCCATAGGACTGGGATAGTTATTTAGCCTTTTAGACATCTTATTGCCATCTTCAGCTAAAACAATACCATTAACTATCGCATTTTTAAATGCTGGTTGATCAAATAAGGCTGAAGAAATCACAGTGAGAGTATAAAACCACCCTCGCGTCTGATCTAAACCTTCTGCTATAAAATCTGCAGGAAATCCAGCTTCTGTTTCCTTCTGATTTTCAAAAGGATAATGATTTTGCGCATAAGGCATAGCGCCTGAATCAAACCAACAGTCAAATACATAAGGAACTCTTTGAAAAGTTTTCCCATCTTTTTCAACTTTTAATTGGTCAATAAAATGACAATGTAAATCAGAAATCTCTTCTCCAGTAAGCTCTTCAAGCTCTTTTACAGAGCCTATAACTAAGATTTCTCCATCTTTACTTTTCCAAATAGGAATAGGGGTTCCCCAATAACGGTTTCTACTAATTGCCCAATCTCTAGCACCGTCTAACCACTTACCGAAACGTCCTTCTTTGATATGCTCAGGCACCCAATGTATCTTCTGGTTAGCTCTCAACATCTTATCCTTGATCTTCTCAACAGAAACAAACCAAGAGTTCACTGTTTTATAAATTAATGGGGTGTCTGTTCTCCAACAGAAAGGATAACGGTGCATTACAGTCCCGTGATAAAAAACCTTTCCTAGATTTTTTAAAGATTTAATAATTCCTTTATCACAACTCTTAATGTATAGGCCTTGATACTCAGGAATTTCTTCCGTAAAGCAGCCGTGATTATCCACAGGACATACTATAGGTACATGGCATTCTTTACATACAAAGAAATCCGCTTCACCAAATGCAGGAGCCATGTGTACAACTCCTGTGCCTTCGCTCTCTTCTACAAATGAACCAGAAAGAATTTTGTAAGCTCCTTCTGCACGTTTATGTTCAAAAAAGCTAAAGGGTGGTTCGTAGCTTTTCCCTATTAAAGCTGTCCCTAAAAAACTTTCTAAAATTTCATATGAATCCGGATCTGAAAACCATCGGGATAAACATCCTTGGCCTAAGATCCATTCCTCTCTGGAAACCTTATCCGCAACCCGTACATAAGTAATTTCAGGACCCACAGCAGCTGCCATATTGGATACTAATGTCCATGGCGTCGTTGTCCATACTAATAAAGATGCAGGATCTCCTTGCAAAGCAAACTTGATAACTACGGAAGGATCATCTACTTCTTTATAATTTTGACCTGCTTCAAAGTTAGATAGAGGTGTACCTAATTTCGTAGAGAAAGGAACCACCTTCACACCTTCATAAACTAGGCCCTGATCATAAAGAGAACGAAATACCCACCAGACACTTTCCATAAATGAAGCGTCCATTGTCTTCCATGTAGTAGAAAAGTCTACCCAACGTCCCAAGCGATTTACGTAGTGTTCCCATTCATCAACATAACGGAAAACAATCTTTCGACATTCCTCATTAAACTTAGCAACACCAAAATCCTCAATAGCTCCTGGATTGGTAAGATCTAAAAATTTTTCCACCTCATATTCTACAGGAACACCATGACAATCCCATCCAAAACGTCTAGGAACATAATATCCGTCCATAGTAGCGAAACGCCCAACAACATCCTTAATTGTCCCTGCAAGAAGGTGACCATAATGAGGTAGACCCGTAGCAAACGGTGGCCCATCATAAAAAGAATACAGAGTTTTTCCTTCTCTGTTTTTTAACGATTTTTGGAAAATATGGTTTGTTTTCCAAAAATCTAGTACTTTCTCCTCTCTGTTAGCAAGGCTTTCCTTGCTCCCTTCGCCTTCCGTATTCATGCTTTAGCCGTTAAGTGCGTATAGATATAAAATCAATCCCAAAATAAAGACTTTTCTGGTTTTCGTCCAGATTACCCTCGAATTTGAGAAAAATTCTCCTTTTCTTGACAACATTTAAAATAGAGGGATACTTGAGTTGCACAAAAGCGAAGAAAAATTTAAAATATTCTCTGGGGGTGTATAGGTTTCGACTTGGAAATGAAGTGTTAATTGCATGCGGAGGACGTTGGCTGGCCTCCTAAAAAGCCGACAAAACAATAAATGCCGAACCTAAGGCTGAATGCGAAATTATCAGTTTCTCTGACCTCAACCTGGAAAGATTAGCTGCTTAATTAGCAAAAGTTGTTATTTAGATAACCTCTAGATAACCCGGTACTCATGGACTCCACCAGAGGTTTGTGAAGTACCGTCATCTATCTGGTTGGAATTTACCTTCTCTAATTCTCAAGAGGGTTTATTCGAGATTATTGAGAGTCGTTGGTTTCCATAGATGTTCTTAGCTGAGGAAATTCAATGTAATACTACTAGGGACTAAGCATGTAGAGGTTAGCAGGGAGTTTACTAAGGACGAGAGTTCGAGTCTCTCCACCTCCATATTTTTAATTTTTCTCAAGTAACATTCCAACTTTAACTCATTCCTTATCAAATCAGTAAATAATTTCTTGAAATGTACGATGATTTCAATCAGTATCTACTCGACAATTGATTTTTGCATTATAGTTTCTCTCTAAATCCCGCAATACCAAGCTTGAGCAAAGCATGAGAATTACACAAAACACGGTTTTAATAGTAAATCACCGGCACACGTCAGCTGGTAACTTAGATCGTTATTATGAAAACAATAAACAACACGTTGTTCAAAATCCGTTGCATCGTTCATGTTTTGAATCCTTCCTGAGCTATTTACCACTTTTTAGTACTTTTACAGGATTACATGGACTATTACAAATTTCCAATGTTGAAAATGCTTTGCTTCTTCCAACAGGAGGTTATAGTAAAATATGTACTATTTCCCCTTGTCTCGAAATTAATGAAGCGTTGCCTACGATCCGCAAGGACGCCTGGTTAGAAATTTTCGGAATCAAAGGTCTTCTAACTATTTGTCAAGTAGTTCTGAAAGTTCTTCGAGCGATAGTTAATTACTTTAAAAAAGTCTGTGGTTATGTCGCACCAACATCTGCCGATATTGATCCTAAGAAACGACTCATATCACCTCCAAAATCTGCTGAAGAAGAAATCAAAGATTTCCTAAGCTAAACTATAAAATAGTTGCAGCAGCAGCAGCAAGTTCAGAACGTTCCGTACGTGTCATGAACATATGACCATAAAGAGGTAAATGGTGAAACTTACCCACTAAATAGGTAAGCCCATTGGAATTTTCATCAAAGTATGGGCTATCAATTTGTGTGGGATCACCTGTTAGGACAATTTTCGTACCTTTCCCTGCACGAGAAATAATCGTTTTAATCTCGTGAGGTGTAAGATTCTGAGCTTCATCAATGATCATAAACACTTTCGGCAAAGATCTTCCACGAATATATGTCAGAGCTTCCATCTCTAATTTTTTAGCTTCCATTAAAGATTGTAAGACCTCTGAAAAATCTCCCATACCACTAATATTAAAAAGAAATTCCATGTTATCGTAGATAGGCTGCATCCAATGTAAAAGCTTTTCTTCTTTGACTCCAGGAAGAAATCCAATATCTTTCCCCATCGGAATGATAGGACGACTCACTAATAACTTATTATAATTCCCCTTATCAAATACCTGATGCATAGCTGCAGCTAAGGCTAAAACAGTTTTCCCAGATCCTGCTTGTCCCATAAGAGTAACTAATTTTATATCATCACGCAAAAGAAGATCTAAAGCACACTTTTGTTCGGTATTTAAAGGTTTTATTCCCCAAATTTTATCTGGAATAGATTTTAAAGAAACAATTCTTCCTTCAGCTTCATGATAACGACCGAGGGCAAAATAATTCTCTCCTCCTGAAATGAAAAAATATTCATTAGGCGATGGAGTTATATCTAAAGGAATATCTAAATAGCCATTTGTATAAAAGCTCTCAACATCAGATGCAGACACAATGAATTCACGATAACCACGGTATAAAGATCTAAAAGAGAATCTTTTATTTTCATAATCCCGAGCTTCTATCCCCAAGGCTTCAGCACGAACTCTACGTCCTAGACTCTTTGTTACAAAAATCATAGGCTCTCGTTGTGCTATCACTTGAAGCAGCTCTAGCGTGAGAAGTTTTCGACGTTTCTCATCATTAGCTAAATTAGCAATGGAAGATACCTCTATACGCAATTCACTACCATTAGGAAGAGATATCCCCTCAGAGTGATTGCCTGAACGTTCGAGTAGCAAACGGATATTACTCAAAGCTCGTGAAGCATTTTTTGCTGATTCATCACGATCTTTAGCAAATGCTTCCAACTCCTCAATTACAGTAAAAGGAATAATAATTCGTGTATCCTCAAAAGATGATAAAGCCTCGGGATCATAAATAAACACACTCGTATCAATGACCATTGTTTTCTTCATTCAGCTAACTCCTAATGAACTAGGGTTCCGACCCCAATCAAGACATTCTATATTTGCAAATATCCTTCCTAATAAAATGACGAAAATACTTAAAACAAATACTGAGAAAATCTGTGCTTATATTGACAAAATTTTATTAGAAACTTCTTGACCCTTTTATATAATTCTAAGTAAAAAAAACTCTATTCTTATTCTTCTAAAAAGAAAAACTGCTTAACATCTTCAAGAAGTTAAGGCGAATTTAGCAATCAACAATATCAACTGCTAATTCGATTGTCAAAAAAACAGCGCTCCTCTACAATGACGTTAAGCAATAACAGTAGAGTTTACCACCGGAGGTCGCCATGAAAGTGAAAATTAATGACCAATTGATTTGCATTCCTCCCTATATTTCTGCACGATGGAATCAAATAGCCTTTATTGAATCACAAGAAGGGGAAGTTAAAGGGCAGGCCACCCTCAAACTACATTTAATTGACGGGAAGATCATTTCTATCCCCAATTTAGATCAGTCAATTATTGATATTGCTTTCCAGGAACATCTCCTTCATTTAGAAGCTTCTCAAATAATTCGAGACGAATCTGGTCGTGAAGATGATAAGCTGGGTATGTTGATGAGTGTACTTCAGCAATTATCTAAAGACACAGACGTACAAATGTTCTCACATAAAAGTCTGATGTCTCCGTTATTTTCTGGAACTAATCCCATGGAAATGATCCTACAACACACTCCGGAACACAAAGACCATCCCGATGCACCTGCAGATATTTTAGAAAAAATGGTTATGGTGATTCGCACTCTGGCAGGAAATAATCCAAATCTTCTCCCTAAAGCAGAGCCTCACTGTAATTGTATGCATTGCCAAATCGGTAGAGTAATTAGTGAAGAAGAAGATGCCAATGTGTCCGAAGAAGAGTTATCTTTCCGTACATGGGACATTAGTCCGAGTGGAAATAAATTATATCTTGTTACCGATCCATTAAATCCAAGTGAGCAGTTTAGTGTATATCTAGGGACACCTATTGGATGTACGTGCGGCAAGTTAAATTGTGAACATGTAAAAGCAGTTCTCTATACTTAAGACTTAGTCGAGTTCACTCGATTGGTAAGATAATTGACTTTTTCACTCCAGTCGATATAATTCTTTTTTCTAGGGGTCGCTTCCCCTAGAGGACTAGGTCACATCCTTGTATCGATTTCTAATGTGAATACATTGTAGGAGTAAAGCATGCGAACGCTATCGATTTCTATGCTTTTGTTTACCATCGGGTCAGGAATAAGTTCAGCAAGTTTACATGCTGCTCCTTCCGCATCAAAGACACCTGTTGCGCAAATGGACAAATCTTCCTTTTCTCCATTTACAGGAGAGATTAAAGGAAATCGTGTACGCTTGCGTCTAGCTCCGCATGTAGATAGCTCTATTATCAAAGAACTTTCCAAAGGCGACTATATCGCCGTTATTGGTGAGAGCAAAGACTACTATACTGTTGCTGCTCCTGAAGGACTCAAAGGCTATGTGTTCCGCACGTTTGTTTTAGACAATGTGATTGAAGGTGAGCAAGTGAATGTACGGTTAGAGCCTTCGACATCAGCTCCCGTACTTGTACGTTTATCCCGAGGAACGGAAATTCAAGCAACATCGAGTCAGCCACAAGGAAAGTGGTTGGAGATCGCTCTACCCAGTCAATGTGCTTTCTATGTTGCTAAAAATTTTGTTTCTCAAAAAGGTTCTATAGATCTTTACAAACATAGAGAAGGTCAAAAAAAGATCGCCTTAGATTTATTAGATTCTGCTGTGAAATTCGCTCAAGATGAGTTGAAAAAAACTTTGGATTCCGTTGACTTAGAAGCAATTTATAAAAAGATCAATCTTGTACAATCTGAAGAATTCAGTGGTGTCCCCGGTTTGCAGCCATTAATACAAAAAGCCTTGGAGGAGATTCAGGATACTTATCTTTCAAAATCCCTAGCAAATCAAGATAAGACAATCGGAAAACAACAAGCATCTAGTTCTTCAGATACTTTCTATAGTATGGAGAAACCTGTAACTACCGGATCTTTATTATCACGACATATCCGCAAGCAAACAGTAATTAAGACGTCTCCAAAAACTCAAGGAAGAGAAAGTCTTGAATATTCCCTATTTAAAATTTGGGCAAGCATGCACCCGCAGGAAAATGCTAAAAAGCTTACTCAAGATGCTTTCTATGACGAAGAGAAAAAGAAAAAACAAACTTTTGTTGGAGAGCTTGAAGTTTATCCCCATGTTGTAAAAAATAATCCAGGCGATTATTTGCTCAAAGACAAGGAAAATACTATAGCCTTTGTCTATTCAACAAAAATAGACCTAGAAAAATGGTTAGGAAAGAGAGTTTCTGTAGAATGCTTACCTCGTCCAAACAACCATTTTGCTTTTCCAGCTTATTATATAATCAATATTAAAGAAGTTATTTCTTAGACTATTCTCTTATGCTCTCTTCCAAACTGTTGGTGATCCAATACTCAGGACAATTTAAAAGCAGAGCTTCTTCTTCAATTCCATAATATTTAATACGCTGATTACCCGAAATATCCTTACCAGTGTAGACAATGTGCATATATCCTTGTTTATCTAAATAGGCACAAGGATCCACGCTATAATCCGCATCAATAAGTTTAGGATGATTCCAAGTTAATCCTTCGTTATAAGAAGGAAAGCATGTTAGCCCCTCTCCATTAGGAGCACTATTAGCAAAAAGAAATAATCTCCCACTTCTTCCCGATTGAACAGCAATACTACTATTATAACTTCGCCAAGGAAGATTTTTCAATTTTGACCAAGAAGTTCCACGAGTTGTTGATATTGACATGCAAATATAATTCTCTTCTACAGAAGCATTTCTACAAAAAAGCGCCAGCTTATTTGATGCTAAAGATACAATGGCAGGTTCTATAGGAACTTGATTTCGTGTCCTTCCTAAAATAGGACCAAAACGCCCTTCCCAAGATCGAGAACAGAAATTATAAATTTCTACCCAGGAAGCTCCTACAAGCTCTTGATCTGTTAGCATTCCGTAAATACTGTATGAGGGAATATATATTTGATTTCTTATTCTATCTACGTAAGGAGGATTTCTTGTTGTTCCCTCTAACCCAGGGGGTAAGAGTCTGTGTTCAGACCAATTTTTCCCTGCATTGAAAGAGAAAGCTATATAAGGACGACTCACGTTCTCCCCAAAAAGCTGCTTTCTATAAAACAACCATATTTCTTGAGAGCTAATTCTCACCAATACAGGTTTTGAAAAATTCGCAGATTCCTGAGGAAAAATCTCACTAGGTTCCGACCATACTCCACGATCACAATACCTTCCTATAAGCTTGTTGCTCTCTTGCCAAACAACAAGAAGTTTACCAGAGGTTTCGACAATTGTAGAGGAGCTCGAAATGCTATTTTCAGAAGATAGCCATAGCTCCTTGTAAGGCTTATATTCTCCAAAACATAAACTCAGCGGAGAAAATATGAGTAAAAAAATCCAGGACTTCCACATAAATGCAACCTAAAAACAAAAAATAGGAAGCATGTTATAAAAATTTTAGAGTTTTTGTAATGAGCAAAAACAAATCATCTCTAAAACTTCCTAATATACAGAAGGGAAATCGGTTTTACCTCTGAAAACACGATAGATATAGACTCCATAAGCTATAATGAGTGGTAAACCTACAAGTACGATTACCAAAAGACTCTGTAATGTTTTCGCACTTGCTGCTGTATTATAAATAGTATAGCTATGCTCAGGATCTACAGTAGAAAACAGGATATTCGGAAAAATTAAAGTTACCGTTGATAGAATCAACAGAAGTAAATTCAATGAGGAATAAAGAAAGGCACAGCCGTAGCGTTTTCTAGATACGCAAGTTTTAGTTGCTAGACAACTTCCTAAAGTCATAGCGAGCAACAATATCAATACAGGATATGTAGGAACTCCAGCAAAACTTCCTACCTGAAAAGAGAATCCTTTTGTTTGCGGTATCATAGCAAGAGTAGCACCGATTAAAAGGAGATAAATAACTAAAAATGCCGACAAAACATAAGAAAAACGCTTTATGATCCGCTGTTGCAACTCTCCAGTAGTCTTCATTAAAATAAAAGTAGCTCCATGAATTGCAAAAGCACTAACAACGAGAGCACCACATAATAATGTATAAGGGCGGAAAAATAACACCCAAGATAAAGAAGAGTATGGAGTTGTAGGAGATATAGGCAGCCCCAAAATCATGTTCCCTACTAAAACTCCTAAGAAAAAGCTAATAGCAATTCCTGATATACAAAAAACAATATCCCAGAATGCTTTCCACTTTTTAGATTCCGCCTTACCACGAAATTCTAAAGAACATCCTCGGAAGATATAGAGTAAAACTAATGTCCATATTGGCATGTAGAAAATCGATAACAATGCACCATAGGCTGGTGGAAATCCTGCAAAAAGCCCGCCAAAAATAATAATTAGCCACACTTCATTCCCATCCCAAACAGGCCCTATAGAATTAAGTAGCGTACGTCGCTCGTCATCCGCACGAGAGATAAAGTAAATTGTACTTAAACCTAAATCAAAACCATCTCCCAAGGAGTAAACAAATACTGCAACTACTAATATAACATACCAAGCTATCGGTAACATTGAAGCTAAAGAAAAATCCATGATCATACTTCCACCTCATTAAGATCGTTTTGATCAGGTCCTCGTTGTATTTTCTTCCATAAAAGAAAGAGGAATAAAGATAAGAGACAAACAAACACTAAACTAAATAAAATAAGAGTTTGAACAACCTGACCTCCACGTATTATAGGAGAAACAGCATTGCTAGTTTTTAATAAACCATAAACTACCCAAGGCTGTCTTCCCATTTCTGCAGCAAACCAACCCACTTCATTACATACTTCAGGGCAGAGAATAGAGAATGAGATTATGGATAAAATGAAGGGTTTTAATGCCCAGCGTCTTTTCTTATAAGCACACCAGGCGATGATGGCGAAGAGAACCATTAATCCCCAAAGGAGAACCATTAGATGATAAAATTGGAAAACTAGCTGCACATTAGGCCACTCATCTTGTGGTATTTGATCTAAACCAACAACGGGAGTTTTAGTATTTCTATGGACTAAGAATGAAAGACCTCCAGGAATAGGCAAACCTGTAACTTTTTGATTCTTTACATCGACATAACCAAATAAATAAATTGGGCTATATTCTTCAGTTTTAAACAAACCTTCAAAAGCCGCTAATTTTGCAGGCTGATTTTTAGCAACACCGCGTGCTGTAACATCTGCAGACCACAATTGCAAAATAAGTACGATAATCCCAGTAATCGCACCTAATTTTAATCCCTGACATGCAAATTCCACATGACGTTGCTTACGCAAATAATACGCACTAACACTGATTACTAGGAAAATCCCTGACAACCAAGTCCCTAACACAACATGAATATAACGATCTATACTTGAAGGAGAGAAAACGACTTGCCAAAATGAAGTCATTGTAGGAACAAGCTGGCCATTATGCATGGCCATTTCATAACCTGAAGGCGTTTGCATCCAAGAATTCGCACATACAATCCAGAAAGCACTCATATGAGCTCCTAAAGCCACCATACAAGTAGAGAAGAAGTGCATTTTCTTAGAAACTTTATGACGTCCAAATAATAAAACGCCTAAAAATCCTGATTCTAAGAAAAAAGCAAAAACACCTTCACTTCCTAAAAGTGTTCCAAAGACATTTCCAGTATAATCAGAAAATCTTGACCAATTTGATCCAAAAGAAAAAATTTGCATGATTCCAGTGACAACACCAACAACAAATGTTAAAGCAAAGACACCAATCCAAAACCAAGTCATCTGTTTATAAATATTCTTCTTCGTAACTAGATATAAGCCTTCCATCAAAACAAGCATCATACTGAGACCCATACTCAAAGGAACAAACAGGTAATGAAAAGCAATAAACAAACCAAATTGTATTCTAGATAAAATCACCGTGTCCATATGTCCGCCAGAAATCCGAGAACAAATAAAAAAGCTGTAATGTGAAGTATATAACAAACTATTGCAACTATAAAATACTTTGCTGTTAACCTTTTTCTCGATATACTACAGTATTATATTACCTTCTTTTAGAAAGCAGTCGCTTGCCTTTAAGGTGAGAATCTCTTCGAGTATTCTATTCTAGGAAACTAGTAAAGCTATGCCCATAGATATTACTTACTATACAACACCCTTGTTAGAAATTATTCTGATTTGGGTAATGTTAAATTATCTTCTGAAGTTCTTTTGGGGAACTCGAGCCATGGACGTTGTCTTCGGCTTGCTTGCCTTCCTGTTTCTATTTGTCTTAGCAGATAAGCTACACTTTCCTATAATCCGACGGCTGATGTTACACGTTGTTAATGTCGCTGCTATCGTTGTTTTTATTATTTTCCAACCAGAGATACGTCTAGCCTTGTCACGTGTGCGATTTCATGGAAGAAAGTTTGTTATTGATTTACAGGATCAATTTATTGAACATCTTACCTCATGTATCTATCAAATGTCAGAGAGACAAGTTGGAGCTCTTGTCGTTCTTGAAAATAAAGATTCCTTTGATGAATTTTTAAGTTTCTCTTCAGTAAAAATTAATGCAGATTTTTCAGAAGAACTTTTAGAAACGATTTTTGAACCCTCTTCTCCTCTTCATGATGGGGCGGTAATTCTCAGAGCAGAAACGATAGCCTAT contains these protein-coding regions:
- the cydB gene encoding cytochrome d ubiquinol oxidase subunit II — translated: MDFSLASMLPIAWYVILVVAVFVYSLGDGFDLGLSTIYFISRADDERRTLLNSIGPVWDGNEVWLIIIFGGLFAGFPPAYGALLSIFYMPIWTLVLLYIFRGCSLEFRGKAESKKWKAFWDIVFCISGIAISFFLGVLVGNMILGLPISPTTPYSSLSWVLFFRPYTLLCGALVVSAFAIHGATFILMKTTGELQQRIIKRFSYVLSAFLVIYLLLIGATLAMIPQTKGFSFQVGSFAGVPTYPVLILLLAMTLGSCLATKTCVSRKRYGCAFLYSSLNLLLLILSTVTLIFPNILFSTVDPEHSYTIYNTAASAKTLQSLLVIVLVGLPLIIAYGVYIYRVFRGKTDFPSVY
- the ileS gene encoding isoleucine--tRNA ligase translates to MNTEGEGSKESLANREEKVLDFWKTNHIFQKSLKNREGKTLYSFYDGPPFATGLPHYGHLLAGTIKDVVGRFATMDGYYVPRRFGWDCHGVPVEYEVEKFLDLTNPGAIEDFGVAKFNEECRKIVFRYVDEWEHYVNRLGRWVDFSTTWKTMDASFMESVWWVFRSLYDQGLVYEGVKVVPFSTKLGTPLSNFEAGQNYKEVDDPSVVIKFALQGDPASLLVWTTTPWTLVSNMAAAVGPEITYVRVADKVSREEWILGQGCLSRWFSDPDSYEILESFLGTALIGKSYEPPFSFFEHKRAEGAYKILSGSFVEESEGTGVVHMAPAFGEADFFVCKECHVPIVCPVDNHGCFTEEIPEYQGLYIKSCDKGIIKSLKNLGKVFYHGTVMHRYPFCWRTDTPLIYKTVNSWFVSVEKIKDKMLRANQKIHWVPEHIKEGRFGKWLDGARDWAISRNRYWGTPIPIWKSKDGEILVIGSVKELEELTGEEISDLHCHFIDQLKVEKDGKTFQRVPYVFDCWFDSGAMPYAQNHYPFENQKETEAGFPADFIAEGLDQTRGWFYTLTVISSALFDQPAFKNAIVNGIVLAEDGNKMSKRLNNYPSPMGIMNTYGADALRLYLLDSVVVKAEDLRFSDKGVESILKQILLPLTNVLSFFKTYTDLYGFDVNNYDKEEIAYTEIDRWILSNLYTVVGKVRESMSSYNLNTAVNPFVTFIDDLTNWYIRRCRRRFWESEDTPDRRAAFATLYEVLTVFCRVIAPFIPFISEDIYQQIKAEYSQESVHLCDFPHIDLAKVFPDLEQRMSDTREIVGLGHSLRKEYKLKVRQPLANFYIIGPKDRLDELTSFEQLIAEELNVKNIVFYKETPSFVKTTVKPNFRSLGKKFGEKIKDVQRALSSLSQEQIQQLLKQQFICLNLGLEDITLGIDDVVISWETDPGYVARSSSLFTVVLDCQLTEDLVIEAISRELVNKINTMRRNHKLHVSDRILLQIHTSEAVKKAFLHYEDYICEETLTIRFEFKDTVEGEEWDINGHPTCIALTLAPRVK
- the cdaA gene encoding diadenylate cyclase CdaA, with protein sequence MPIDITYYTTPLLEIILIWVMLNYLLKFFWGTRAMDVVFGLLAFLFLFVLADKLHFPIIRRLMLHVVNVAAIVVFIIFQPEIRLALSRVRFHGRKFVIDLQDQFIEHLTSCIYQMSERQVGALVVLENKDSFDEFLSFSSVKINADFSEELLETIFEPSSPLHDGAVILRAETIAYARVVLPLAHDTTQLSRSMGTRHRAALGASQRTDALIIIVSEENGYVSLSRDGILTRGVKMDRFKAVLRSILTLKEQKRKPFSSWIWKK
- a CDS encoding exo-alpha-sialidase; translation: MWKSWIFLLIFSPLSLCFGEYKPYKELWLSSENSISSSSTIVETSGKLLVVWQESNKLIGRYCDRGVWSEPSEIFPQESANFSKPVLVRISSQEIWLFYRKQLFGENVSRPYIAFSFNAGKNWSEHRLLPPGLEGTTRNPPYVDRIRNQIYIPSYSIYGMLTDQELVGASWVEIYNFCSRSWEGRFGPILGRTRNQVPIEPAIVSLASNKLALFCRNASVEENYICMSISTTRGTSWSKLKNLPWRSYNSSIAVQSGRSGRLFLFANSAPNGEGLTCFPSYNEGLTWNHPKLIDADYSVDPCAYLDKQGYMHIVYTGKDISGNQRIKYYGIEEEALLLNCPEYWITNSLEESIRE
- a CDS encoding SH3 domain-containing protein, which encodes MRTLSISMLLFTIGSGISSASLHAAPSASKTPVAQMDKSSFSPFTGEIKGNRVRLRLAPHVDSSIIKELSKGDYIAVIGESKDYYTVAAPEGLKGYVFRTFVLDNVIEGEQVNVRLEPSTSAPVLVRLSRGTEIQATSSQPQGKWLEIALPSQCAFYVAKNFVSQKGSIDLYKHREGQKKIALDLLDSAVKFAQDELKKTLDSVDLEAIYKKINLVQSEEFSGVPGLQPLIQKALEEIQDTYLSKSLANQDKTIGKQQASSSSDTFYSMEKPVTTGSLLSRHIRKQTVIKTSPKTQGRESLEYSLFKIWASMHPQENAKKLTQDAFYDEEKKKKQTFVGELEVYPHVVKNNPGDYLLKDKENTIAFVYSTKIDLEKWLGKRVSVECLPRPNNHFAFPAYYIINIKEVIS
- a CDS encoding PhoH family protein; this encodes MKKTMVIDTSVFIYDPEALSSFEDTRIIIPFTVIEELEAFAKDRDESAKNASRALSNIRLLLERSGNHSEGISLPNGSELRIEVSSIANLANDEKRRKLLTLELLQVIAQREPMIFVTKSLGRRVRAEALGIEARDYENKRFSFRSLYRGYREFIVSASDVESFYTNGYLDIPLDITPSPNEYFFISGGENYFALGRYHEAEGRIVSLKSIPDKIWGIKPLNTEQKCALDLLLRDDIKLVTLMGQAGSGKTVLALAAAMHQVFDKGNYNKLLVSRPIIPMGKDIGFLPGVKEEKLLHWMQPIYDNMEFLFNISGMGDFSEVLQSLMEAKKLEMEALTYIRGRSLPKVFMIIDEAQNLTPHEIKTIISRAGKGTKIVLTGDPTQIDSPYFDENSNGLTYLVGKFHHLPLYGHMFMTRTERSELAAAAATIL
- a CDS encoding cytochrome ubiquinol oxidase subunit I, with amino-acid sequence MDTVILSRIQFGLFIAFHYLFVPLSMGLSMMLVLMEGLYLVTKKNIYKQMTWFWIGVFALTFVVGVVTGIMQIFSFGSNWSRFSDYTGNVFGTLLGSEGVFAFFLESGFLGVLLFGRHKVSKKMHFFSTCMVALGAHMSAFWIVCANSWMQTPSGYEMAMHNGQLVPTMTSFWQVVFSPSSIDRYIHVVLGTWLSGIFLVISVSAYYLRKQRHVEFACQGLKLGAITGIIVLILQLWSADVTARGVAKNQPAKLAAFEGLFKTEEYSPIYLFGYVDVKNQKVTGLPIPGGLSFLVHRNTKTPVVGLDQIPQDEWPNVQLVFQFYHLMVLLWGLMVLFAIIAWCAYKKRRWALKPFILSIISFSILCPEVCNEVGWFAAEMGRQPWVVYGLLKTSNAVSPIIRGGQVVQTLILFSLVFVCLLSLFLFLLWKKIQRGPDQNDLNEVEV